The region GCGACCTGGTCGGGGGTGGCTTCCTCCCCGAGCATGCTCGCGACCGGATCGCCCGCGACGTTCACCAGGATGAAGACGAAGGTGAGGATGATCAGCAGCACGGGAATCGCTTCGAGCACCCGTCGCAGCAGATAGTTCAGCACTCGGCCTCCTGGCATTGGGGTGGGGATGGCGAGGGCGGTGAGACGCCGCATCGCGAGATTGGTCACGAACATAGCGACGATGTCAGCGTGCGTCAATACTGGACAAGAAAATGGAAGACGCGACCCTTTTTCCCTGATTTTCGGTACTCTGGCGCAGGCATGTGCAGAATATGCATACGCTTTCAAGTCGGCATATGCTGTGCACGCACATCTTGGGATAGACCCGTCGGGGGGAAACATGGATAACGACGCTGATGCAACGCTCGTGGCTGTAGGCAGCCGCCTGCGCGCCATCCGCAAGGAAGCGGGGCTCAGCCTGCGCGATCTCGCTACCCGTTCGGGGATGTCTGCCAGCTTCCTGTCGCTCGTCGAACGAGGGGAATGCTCTTTGTCGCTGACCTCGCTGTTCGGCATAGCTCGGGCTCTGGAGATCGACCCTGCAGAAGTTGTCGGGGCGGCATCCAACTCGGCTCCAGTGCAGGCCGAGTTCGCGCTCTGGCGCGACGGCGGCCGCCCTGCTCCGAAGAGCGTCGTCGGCGAGCGAGAGTACTACGGCTTCTCAGCCGCCGTCGCGCAGTCCGGCCTGAGGCCGATGTTCGTGCGGATTCGCCCCACGAGGGTGCCTCTGCCGCGCCAGAGTCACGACGGCGAGGAGGCCGCCGTCGTCCTCTCCGGCACGTTGGCGTTCGAGTTGCGCGACGAGGTCATCGAGCTCAGCGCCGGAGACGCCATACATCTCAACTCCCAGACGCCGCACACCGTCCTGAACCGCACAGACAGCATCGTCGAGGCGATCTGGCTGACGGCCGACAGCGCCACCGCCGCCCATCACGCGCCGCACTGATCGCTTCACAGACACCTGAACGCAAGGAGAACTGCTATGTCCCTGAGCCCCACTGCCATCGTGATCGGAACCGGCGTCGCCGGCGCTTCCACGGGTTTCGCTCTCGCGCGGCGCGGCGTCGACGTCACCCTGATCGAGTCCGGTTTCGAGGCGCCTGCGACAGCCGCCGGGGCGGGGATCATCCAGCCCTGGAGCTCGGCGGTCGATGGGGAGTACTACCGCTACTACGCGGAGGGGGCCGACTTCTACGATGAGCTGATCCCTCGTCTCGCCGAAGTGGGTGTCGATGACATCGGATATCGCCAGTCAGGGGCCCTGGTCGTGAACCGCGATTCGAGTCTTCTCGACGAGGTCGAGGACCGCGTGCACAGCCGCATCGGTGATGCGCGCCTGGCAGGCGAGGTGTCGCGGGTATCCGAATCCCGAGCGAAGGAGCTCTTCCCTCCACTCGGAGCCGGCTTCAAGGGCCTCCATATCTCCGGGGGCGCCCGGGTCGACGGTCGGGTGCTGCGCCAGGGTCTGCTGAACGCCGTCGAACGGCTCGGAGGGCGGATCATCGCGGGGGAGGCGACGCTCGAACCCACGCCTGAGGGTAACTGGGTCGCAATGCTGGGCGGTCGACGTTTCGAGGCGGACAGCATCGTCATCGCCGCCGGCGCGTGGACCAATCGGCTGCTCGAGCGGCTCGGCAAGCGGGTCTCGATCGAGCCGCAGCGTGGGCAGATCACTCATCTTCGGGTCGAAACCGCAGACACCCGGTTGTGGCCTTCGGTGCATCCGATGTCGGGTCACTACATGCTCGCGTTCGATGACTCTCGAGTCGTGGTCGGCGCGACTCGAGAGCCAGGCACCGGGTTCGACCCGAGGGTGACGGCCGCCGGACAACGGGAAGTGCTCGAGAACGCACTCGCCGTCGCGCCCGGCCTCGCGGATGCGACGCTCATCGAGACCCGAGTGGGCCTTCGTCCGATGCCCGAGGGCACGCTGCCGGTCGTGGGCGCGATCGACGGGATGGCGGGGGTCTACATCAATGCCGGCTTCGGTGCGGGTGGGCTGACGATGGGCCCGATCGTCGGGGATCGACTCGCGGCGATCATCCTCGGAGAGACCGATGCCCCGTCAGAGGGGATTCTCTCGCCCGTGCGCCTCTGATCCCGAGAGGTCGTCCGAGTCCGCCCCTTGCCTGGGCACCCCTCGTAGGATGGGCGGCATGGTCGTTTCCCTCCCCTCACTCGCATTTCTCGGAGCAGGTTCGATGGGAGGCGCGATCCTGCAGGGGGTCGTCGCCTCTGGTGTCGAGATCGACGGCGGCATCGTCGCGACGAACCGCACGCGTGAGAAGGCGGATGCCCTGGCATCCCTCCCCGGCGTCACCAGCGTCGCCCTGGAGGAGAACCCCGCGGGCAACACCGAGGCGGCAGCTGCCGCGCGCATCGTCCTCGTTGGCGTGAAGCCGGCCATGGTGCCCGACCTGCTCCGCGAGATCGCCCCGTCGCTGCGCGATGACGCGATCGTCGTGAGCCTGGCGGCCGGCGTCACCCTGGCCACCTTCACCGAGGCCCTGGGCGAGGGCGTGCATACGGTGCGCTCCATGCCGAACACTCCCGCGACGGTCGGCAAGGCAGTCACCGGGATCGCGGCCGGCCCCGCGGCGACCGACGACGACATGGCGCTGGTGCGGGCGCTCTTCGAGACGGTCGGTGCGGTGATCGAGCTGCCCGAGTCGCAGATCGACCCGCTGTCGACGGTCTCGGGGTCGGGCCCCGCCTACGTCTTCCTGCTGATCGAGAAGCTGACCGAGGCGGCTCGCGGGATGGGATTCTCCGACGCCGATGCGCGGCTCATGTCCGAGCAGACGTTCATCGGCGCGGCGGCGCTGCTGGCGGCATCCGGAGAAGAACCCGCTGAGCTGCGCCGGCGCGTGACCAGCCCCAAGGGCACGACCGAGCGCGCTGTCGCCGTGCTGCAGGATGCCCGTCTCGATGACGTCTTCGCGGAGGCGACGGCCGCGGCTCTCGCCCGCGCGAAGGAGCTCGCGGCCGGCTCCTGATCACGGGCAGGCTGCCGAGAACAGGTCGGTCGTCGAGAACAGGCCGGATTCCCGGCATCCGACCTGTTCTGGCGAACGAGCCTGTTCTCAGAACTGACTCGCGGGCCGGACACAGCGGTTAGCGGTCGAGACCGGCGAAGCGCTCGATGTCGACGTTCGTGCCCGAGACGATGATGAGGTCGTGGTTGGTGACGACCGTGTTCGCCTCGGCGTAGCGGAACGGCTTGCCCGGGCTCTTCACGCCCACGACGGTCACCTTGTACTTCGTTCGCACACCCGACTCGTTCAGCCGCACGCCGCGGATGAACTTCGGCGGGTACATCTTGGCGAGCACGAAGTCGTCGTCGAAGCGGATGAAGTCGAGCATCCGGCCGCTGACCAGGTGCGCGACGCGCTCGCCTGCCTCTCGCTCCGGGTAGATGACGTGATTCGCGCCGACACGGGCGAGGATCTTGCCGTGCGACTGCGAGACGGCCTTGGCCCAGATCTGAGGCACCTTGAGGTCGACGAGGTTGGCGGTGATCAGCACGGATGCCTCGATCAGCGAACCGACGGCGACGACGGCGACCTGGAAGTCCTGCGCGCCGATCTGACGCAGCGCGTCGATGTTCCTGGCATCCGCCTGAACGGTGTGCGTGACCCGCTCCGACCACTTCTGCACGAGACCCAGATCTTCGTCGATCGCGAGCACCTCGCGGTCGAGGCGGTCGAGCTCCCCGGCACAGGCGGCGCCGAAGCGTCCGAGTCCGATCACGAGCACCGGGGCGTCGCCCCGCACCATCTCAACCAACGATCGGCCTTTCGACGGGCAGCGAGTAGAGCTGCGATCGGGATGTCGCGGCGACCGCCGCGGCGAGTGTCACTGTACCAACGCGCCCCATGAAGATCGTCGCGGCGAGCACGTAGCTGGCGGAGTCGGGAAGCTCGGCCGTGAGGCCAGAGCTGAGACCCACGGTCGCGAATGCGGAGATCACGTCGAAGAGCACGTCGATGATGTCGGCCTTGGTGATCTGGGCGATGATCACCGTCGACACCGCGACGATCGTGGCGCCCCAGGCGACGACGCTGAGCGCGACGCGCTGCACGTCGGAGGGGATGCGGCGGCCGAACGCCTCGACCGACTGTCGCCCCTTCGCCTCGGACCAGACGGCGATGGCGAGGACGGCGAGGGTCGTCACCTTGATGCCGCCGGCCGTGGATGCCGAGCCGCCGCCGACGAACATGAGCATGCAGCCCACGAGCATCGACGATCCGTGCAGGTCGGACATCTCGATCACGTTGAACCCGCCCGAGCGGGTCATGGCCGAGAGGAACAGTGCGTTCATCGTGGTCTCGCCGGCGTCCATCGACCCGAAGGTGCCGGGGTTGTCGAACTCGAGGACGAGGAACACGGCCGCGCCGACCACGAAGAGCAGCACGGTGGTGATCAGCGTCAGCTTCGAGTGCAGCGACCAGCGCTTGACGTGCCAGGTGTGCTTGATCAGCGTGTAGATGACCGGAAAGCCGATGCTGCCCAGGAACACTCCGGTCATGAGCAGCGTGAGCACGAGGTAGTCGTCGGCGAAGACCGTCACGCCGCCGGCGTTGGGCGTGAAGCCGGTGTTCGTGAATGCCATCGCGGCGTAGTACGGGGCCTCCCACAGGGCGGCGATGGGAGGGATCCCAGCCCAGAGAAGCGCGGGGTAGAGGAGGATCGCCAGGGTGCCCTCGATCACCAGGGTCGACAGGGCGACGGTGGTGAGCAGCTGTCCGACCTCGCCCAGACGAACGGTCTGGCTCTCGTTGACCGGGCCGCCGTGCGCGCGCATGGGGTTGGTGTCTCCCGCGGCGAGCAGCTTGGCTCGCAGGCCGAGCCGCTTCGAGATCACCAGGCCCATCACAGAGGCGAGCGTGAGCACGCCCATGCCCCCGATGTTGACTCCGACGAAGATGACCGCGTTGCCGAAGGGAGACCAGTGGGCGGCCATGTCGACCGTGGAGAGCCCGGTGACGCAGATCGTCGACACCGCCGTGAACAGGGCATCGCTGAGCGGTGTGACCGTGCGGTCGGCTGATGCGATCGGCAGCGAGAGCAGGCCGGTGAAGAGCAGGATCAGGGAGGCGAAGATGATGATCGCGAATCGCGACGGCGAGGAGGTGACGAGGTGCTTGGCCTGTCGTCCGAAGCCGCGCAGGGTGACCTGCGGAGAGGATGCCGACACGATGCCCGACATCGATCCCCTTTCCCTCCGGTCGCCGGCGCCGTTCGCCGAGCCTTCGTCATGGTACTCCGGTGCGGCGCCGACTACCCTGAGGGGATGACCGACATCTTCGACGTGATCGCAGACGGCACGAGGCGCGACATCCTCCGGCTGCTGCTGAGCGAGTCGGCCGAGGGCGACGGTGGCACGAGCGTCACGCAGATCGTGAGCCGGCTGGGCATAAGTCAGCCGACCGTGTCGAAGCACCTGAAGGTGCTGCGCGACGCGCAGCTGGTGACCGTGCGCGAAGACGGCCAGCGCCGCTTCTACAGCCTCTCCGTCGGGCCGCTCGAAGAGGTGGACGACTGGCTGGTTCCCTTCCTGGTCGACGCGTACGGCGATCAGGCCCCCCTGATCGACATCCCGTTCGCGCCGCTGCCCGCAGCGACCGCGCATGCGGCCGAGGTCGTCGGCCGCGCCGCGGCGTCGGCGAAGCACGTGGTCACCACGGCGCTCAAGAAGCTCGGCCCCTGATCTCGAGTCACAGCAGTCTCATCTGTTTACAGCTGTCGCACGCACCCCATATGCTGTGCTTCAGCAGAAAGGGGTATTGGGGATGCCCGACGTCCAAGACGTTCGTTTCCTTACGGTGGCCGAGGTCGCCGAGATCATGCGCGTGTCCAAGATGACCGTGTATCGGCTCGTGCATGCCGGCGAGCTGCCCGCGATCCGCTTCGGTCGCAGCTACCGAGTGCCCGAGTCTGCGGTGGCAGACGCCGTGCGCGCCCCCATCGCCGACGTGGGCTGATCGCTCGATTCGGGCCCGGTGCGACGGTTTGCTAGAATCGTCCGAGGCATTTTTTCCGTGCCCGTACCCGGGTGCCGCATCCCGGCATCCAACCCCTGACTTAGTGAGGTTTCCGTGGGTTCAGTCATCAAGAAGCGCCGCAAGCGCATGGCGAAGAAGAAGCACCGCAAGCTGCTTCGCAAGACTCGCCACCAGCGCCGCAACAAGAAGTAAGCGGCACGACACCGAGCGCCTGTCTTCGGACGGGCGCTTCGTGTCTGCGGCCGCAGAAGGAGACGTCATGAAGTCGATCACCGTCGAGCAGCTCGCGCAGCGCGAGGGCGTGCCTCTCATCGATGTGCGCGAACGGCACGAGTTCGAGGCCGGGCATGTACCCGGTGCGATCAACCTGCCGATGTCCGAGCTCGGCGGTCGTCTCGACGAGCTGCCAGGTGAGGCTTTCGACGTCATCTGCGAGCTGGGCGGTCGCTCGGGTCGCGTCGTCGAGGCGCTCTCCGAGCGCGGTCACGACGCCACCAACGTCGAGGGCGGCACCGCCGCGTGGGTCGCCCAGGGGCGGCCGGTCGCCCAGTGACCACGCTCACGATCATCGGCAAGCCCGACTGTCACCTCTGCGAGGTCGCGAGCGAGGTCGTCGACGCCGTCGTCGCCGAGATGCCGGATGCCGCCGCTGAGCGCCTCGAGATCATCGAGCAGTCCATCGCCGA is a window of Microbacterium esteraromaticum DNA encoding:
- a CDS encoding glutaredoxin family protein — protein: MTTLTIIGKPDCHLCEVASEVVDAVVAEMPDAAAERLEIIEQSIADDPALYERWWEKIPVVLIDGELHAHWRVSPDRLRQALEEAMK
- a CDS encoding helix-turn-helix domain-containing protein, translated to MDNDADATLVAVGSRLRAIRKEAGLSLRDLATRSGMSASFLSLVERGECSLSLTSLFGIARALEIDPAEVVGAASNSAPVQAEFALWRDGGRPAPKSVVGEREYYGFSAAVAQSGLRPMFVRIRPTRVPLPRQSHDGEEAAVVLSGTLAFELRDEVIELSAGDAIHLNSQTPHTVLNRTDSIVEAIWLTADSATAAHHAPH
- a CDS encoding helix-turn-helix domain-containing protein, which gives rise to MPDVQDVRFLTVAEVAEIMRVSKMTVYRLVHAGELPAIRFGRSYRVPESAVADAVRAPIADVG
- a CDS encoding rhodanese-like domain-containing protein; translated protein: MKSITVEQLAQREGVPLIDVRERHEFEAGHVPGAINLPMSELGGRLDELPGEAFDVICELGGRSGRVVEALSERGHDATNVEGGTAAWVAQGRPVAQ
- a CDS encoding potassium channel family protein — its product is MVRGDAPVLVIGLGRFGAACAGELDRLDREVLAIDEDLGLVQKWSERVTHTVQADARNIDALRQIGAQDFQVAVVAVGSLIEASVLITANLVDLKVPQIWAKAVSQSHGKILARVGANHVIYPEREAGERVAHLVSGRMLDFIRFDDDFVLAKMYPPKFIRGVRLNESGVRTKYKVTVVGVKSPGKPFRYAEANTVVTNHDLIIVSGTNVDIERFAGLDR
- a CDS encoding 30S ribosomal protein bS22, coding for MGSVIKKRRKRMAKKKHRKLLRKTRHQRRNKK
- a CDS encoding TrkH family potassium uptake protein, translated to MSGIVSASSPQVTLRGFGRQAKHLVTSSPSRFAIIIFASLILLFTGLLSLPIASADRTVTPLSDALFTAVSTICVTGLSTVDMAAHWSPFGNAVIFVGVNIGGMGVLTLASVMGLVISKRLGLRAKLLAAGDTNPMRAHGGPVNESQTVRLGEVGQLLTTVALSTLVIEGTLAILLYPALLWAGIPPIAALWEAPYYAAMAFTNTGFTPNAGGVTVFADDYLVLTLLMTGVFLGSIGFPVIYTLIKHTWHVKRWSLHSKLTLITTVLLFVVGAAVFLVLEFDNPGTFGSMDAGETTMNALFLSAMTRSGGFNVIEMSDLHGSSMLVGCMLMFVGGGSASTAGGIKVTTLAVLAIAVWSEAKGRQSVEAFGRRIPSDVQRVALSVVAWGATIVAVSTVIIAQITKADIIDVLFDVISAFATVGLSSGLTAELPDSASYVLAATIFMGRVGTVTLAAAVAATSRSQLYSLPVERPIVG
- the proC gene encoding pyrroline-5-carboxylate reductase — its product is MVVSLPSLAFLGAGSMGGAILQGVVASGVEIDGGIVATNRTREKADALASLPGVTSVALEENPAGNTEAAAAARIVLVGVKPAMVPDLLREIAPSLRDDAIVVSLAAGVTLATFTEALGEGVHTVRSMPNTPATVGKAVTGIAAGPAATDDDMALVRALFETVGAVIELPESQIDPLSTVSGSGPAYVFLLIEKLTEAARGMGFSDADARLMSEQTFIGAAALLAASGEEPAELRRRVTSPKGTTERAVAVLQDARLDDVFAEATAAALARAKELAAGS
- a CDS encoding NAD(P)/FAD-dependent oxidoreductase — its product is MSLSPTAIVIGTGVAGASTGFALARRGVDVTLIESGFEAPATAAGAGIIQPWSSAVDGEYYRYYAEGADFYDELIPRLAEVGVDDIGYRQSGALVVNRDSSLLDEVEDRVHSRIGDARLAGEVSRVSESRAKELFPPLGAGFKGLHISGGARVDGRVLRQGLLNAVERLGGRIIAGEATLEPTPEGNWVAMLGGRRFEADSIVIAAGAWTNRLLERLGKRVSIEPQRGQITHLRVETADTRLWPSVHPMSGHYMLAFDDSRVVVGATREPGTGFDPRVTAAGQREVLENALAVAPGLADATLIETRVGLRPMPEGTLPVVGAIDGMAGVYINAGFGAGGLTMGPIVGDRLAAIILGETDAPSEGILSPVRL
- a CDS encoding ArsR/SmtB family transcription factor, whose protein sequence is MTDIFDVIADGTRRDILRLLLSESAEGDGGTSVTQIVSRLGISQPTVSKHLKVLRDAQLVTVREDGQRRFYSLSVGPLEEVDDWLVPFLVDAYGDQAPLIDIPFAPLPAATAHAAEVVGRAAASAKHVVTTALKKLGP